From one Marinobacter sp. LV10MA510-1 genomic stretch:
- a CDS encoding 3-keto-5-aminohexanoate cleavage protein, producing MNRNVILTCAITGAGDTTGKSSHVPITPKQIADSCIEAARAGASVAHIHVRDPETGGISHSIEHYREVMDRVREADTDIVMNITAGGGGDWIPDVEDPTRGGPGTDMQTPAQRHEPVAELLPELCTLDCGSLNFDNMVYVNTANWLREHARLVQAAGVKPELECFDLGHVWFARQLQQEGLIDGDPLFQLCLGIPWGAEADTETMLAMRSKLPKDANWAAFGIGRHQMPMVAQAMLLGGHARVGLEDNLLLEKGVLATNGSLVEKAGGIIDALGGRIMTPAETRAHLKLRDPASGLIVETAAGGDA from the coding sequence ATGAACCGTAATGTCATTCTGACCTGCGCCATCACTGGTGCTGGCGATACCACCGGCAAAAGCTCCCACGTACCGATCACCCCCAAACAGATCGCCGACAGCTGCATCGAGGCCGCTCGAGCCGGCGCCAGCGTGGCGCACATCCACGTGCGCGACCCCGAAACCGGCGGCATCAGCCATTCGATCGAGCACTACCGCGAGGTGATGGACCGGGTTCGTGAGGCGGATACCGACATCGTCATGAACATCACCGCCGGCGGCGGCGGCGACTGGATTCCGGACGTCGAGGACCCTACCCGCGGCGGCCCAGGCACCGACATGCAGACCCCGGCCCAGCGTCACGAACCGGTGGCCGAGCTACTTCCGGAACTCTGCACCCTAGACTGTGGCAGCCTCAACTTCGACAATATGGTCTACGTCAACACCGCTAATTGGCTACGCGAGCACGCCCGCCTGGTACAGGCCGCCGGCGTCAAGCCGGAGCTGGAGTGCTTCGATCTGGGCCACGTCTGGTTCGCCCGCCAGTTGCAGCAAGAAGGCCTGATCGACGGTGACCCGCTCTTTCAGCTGTGCCTGGGCATCCCCTGGGGCGCTGAGGCCGACACCGAGACCATGCTGGCAATGCGCAGCAAGCTGCCAAAAGACGCCAACTGGGCCGCCTTCGGCATCGGCCGCCACCAGATGCCCATGGTTGCCCAAGCAATGTTGCTCGGCGGCCACGCCCGGGTCGGACTGGAAGATAATCTGCTTCTCGAGAAAGGCGTGCTGGCCACCAACGGCAGTCTGGTTGAGAAGGCCGGCGGCATCATCGATGCGCTCGGCGGCCGCATCATGACGCCTGCCGAGACCCGCGCCCATCTCAAACTGCGCGACCCGGCCAGCGGCTTGATCGTCGAGACAGCTGCAGGAGGTGATGCATGA
- a CDS encoding L-carnitine dehydrogenase, translating to MSQQLTVIGTGVIGNGWIARALAQSWDVVAFDPAEDAEVRTRDFVTSAWPSLEKLGLAESADPARLTFADSLETAVKGADLIQENVPERLELKQEILAAIDAAAAPSVIIGSSTSGFKPSDLQRDCRQAPGRVIVAHPFNPVYLLPLVELVGGEATSTEQTGIAQKLYQSLAMRPLIVRREIEGHIADRLMEALWREALHLVNDGVATTEEIDAAVVYGCGLRWALMGTFMTFHLAGGESGMRHMLEQFGPALKLPWTKLEAPELTDELIEKVVKGSEFQAAGRSVAELDRRRDDFLVELLDLVQNYWPEAEGLKGRI from the coding sequence ATGAGTCAGCAACTAACCGTCATCGGCACCGGCGTCATCGGCAACGGCTGGATCGCCCGGGCGCTGGCCCAAAGCTGGGACGTGGTCGCCTTCGATCCGGCTGAAGACGCTGAGGTTCGCACCCGCGACTTCGTCACGAGTGCCTGGCCGTCGCTTGAGAAACTGGGGCTGGCCGAGAGCGCCGACCCCGCGCGGCTGACCTTCGCTGACAGCCTGGAGACGGCCGTCAAGGGTGCCGACCTAATTCAGGAGAACGTCCCCGAACGTCTCGAGCTCAAGCAGGAAATTCTCGCGGCGATCGATGCCGCTGCCGCACCAAGCGTGATTATTGGCTCGTCCACGTCTGGTTTCAAACCCAGCGATCTACAGCGGGACTGCCGGCAAGCGCCGGGACGCGTGATCGTCGCCCACCCCTTCAACCCGGTTTACCTGCTGCCGCTGGTGGAGCTGGTTGGCGGTGAAGCCACCAGCACCGAACAGACCGGCATCGCTCAAAAACTCTACCAGTCTCTGGCCATGCGGCCACTGATCGTGCGTCGCGAAATCGAGGGGCATATTGCCGACCGGCTGATGGAGGCGCTGTGGCGCGAGGCACTGCACTTGGTCAACGACGGCGTAGCCACCACAGAGGAGATAGACGCCGCCGTGGTTTACGGATGTGGCTTGCGCTGGGCACTGATGGGCACTTTCATGACCTTCCACCTGGCCGGCGGCGAGTCGGGTATGCGCCATATGCTTGAGCAGTTCGGTCCGGCACTGAAGCTACCCTGGACTAAGCTCGAGGCTCCGGAGCTCACCGATGAACTGATCGAAAAGGTCGTCAAAGGCTCTGAATTCCAGGCCGCTGGCCGGTCCGTCGCCGAGCTCGACCGGCGTCGAGATGATTTCCTGGTTGAATTGCTCGATCTGGTACAGAATTACTGGCCCGAAGCCGAGGGGCTCAAGGGGCGCATCTGA
- a CDS encoding thioesterase family protein, translated as MALLETRVAPEWVDYNGHMNDAEYARVFSLSVEALLDAIGLDDAGRRRHGYTIYTLETHLCYRREAHEHQPLNVEATVLDSDAKRLHVFFEMRDAERSLLATSEQMLMGIDSEAGRPAPFPPPVATAISKLPNLAVNAWPQLAGRRIGLPNRD; from the coding sequence ATGGCATTACTCGAAACCCGCGTTGCCCCGGAATGGGTCGACTACAACGGCCACATGAACGACGCCGAATATGCCCGAGTATTCTCCTTGAGTGTCGAAGCGCTACTAGATGCCATCGGACTAGACGATGCCGGACGGCGTCGCCACGGCTACACCATCTACACGTTAGAGACCCACCTTTGCTATCGTCGCGAAGCTCACGAGCATCAGCCGCTCAACGTCGAGGCGACGGTGCTCGACAGCGACGCTAAACGTTTGCATGTATTTTTCGAAATGCGTGACGCCGAGCGCAGTCTGCTAGCCACCAGCGAGCAGATGCTGATGGGCATCGACAGCGAGGCCGGCCGGCCAGCGCCCTTCCCGCCGCCCGTCGCGACAGCTATTAGCAAGCTGCCGAATCTCGCCGTCAATGCTTGGCCGCAGCTTGCCGGGCGCCGCATTGGACTGCCGAATCGGGACTGA
- a CDS encoding GlxA family transcriptional regulator: MRLNYSGPNPELIGFLLLPRFSMMAFFSAVEPLRIANRISGRPLFEWMLISENGGSVTASNGMTLLADQTIEAVPHLPSLALCSGFDPERYLSPALVRWLRRLSAAGCVLGGLDTGCFVLAAAGLLNGERVTLHWESLPSFKERFPAIATSNELFELGARRFSCAGGTAAMDMALDVIARRHGQRLAIDVSEQLVHERMRTRHDQQRMTLARRLDTHNARLVEAVDLMERHLETPLSLADVARRSGVSLRQLQRIFEHELRSSPRDWYLGLRLERAYHLLTETDLDVLVVGLACGFASSSSFSRAFRQRYGSSPRQVR, translated from the coding sequence ATGCGCCTCAATTATTCCGGCCCTAATCCCGAACTAATCGGTTTTCTTCTGCTGCCACGCTTCTCGATGATGGCCTTCTTCTCGGCTGTCGAGCCGCTGCGAATCGCCAACCGTATCAGTGGCCGACCGCTCTTTGAATGGATGCTGATCAGCGAGAACGGAGGATCTGTGACCGCTTCCAACGGTATGACACTGCTCGCCGATCAGACCATCGAAGCGGTGCCTCATCTGCCGTCGTTGGCTTTATGCAGCGGCTTCGATCCCGAACGTTATCTGAGCCCCGCCCTGGTACGCTGGCTGCGCCGACTGTCCGCTGCCGGCTGCGTGCTGGGCGGGCTCGATACCGGTTGTTTCGTGCTGGCTGCGGCGGGGCTGTTGAATGGCGAGCGAGTCACTCTTCACTGGGAGAGCCTTCCGTCATTTAAGGAACGCTTTCCAGCGATCGCCACCTCAAACGAACTTTTTGAACTCGGGGCGCGGCGTTTCTCATGTGCCGGGGGCACAGCAGCCATGGACATGGCGCTAGACGTTATCGCTCGTCGCCATGGGCAGCGTTTAGCCATCGACGTTTCCGAGCAGTTGGTCCATGAGCGTATGCGCACGCGTCACGATCAGCAGCGTATGACATTGGCACGACGGCTTGACACCCACAACGCTCGACTGGTGGAGGCTGTTGATCTGATGGAACGTCATTTGGAGACGCCGCTATCGCTTGCCGACGTTGCACGGCGCAGCGGGGTCTCGCTGCGCCAGTTGCAACGTATTTTTGAGCACGAGTTGAGAAGTTCGCCTCGCGATTGGTATCTGGGACTGCGCCTGGAACGAGCTTACCACCTGTTAACAGAAACCGATCTTGATGTGCTGGTGGTGGGCTTAGCTTGCGGCTTCGCTTCGAGCTCCAGCTTCTCAAGGGCTTTCCGCCAGCGCTATGGTAGCTCGCCCAGGCAAGTCCGATAA
- a CDS encoding GlxA family transcriptional regulator: protein MRLQPPIRVPERIGFLLLPRFAMMAFFSAIEPLRIANRISGRSLFEWDVISKDGGPVKASNGMTLDATCAIAQAPLVTSLAVCASFDPDDSVNGALLDWLRERAASGCVLGGIDTGCFALAAAGLLDDQTVTLHWESLPEFRSRFPRVDAVESIYEVTPEGFSCAGGSAAIDMSLDLIRRRHGDNLVKRVRDQLIHDPERRPASRQRDPIIPDDPGLQKIIDLMEANLETPFGIGELAARLSLSWRGLERLFARHMGMSPQRVYLDMRLDHAHRLLRETRHRVIDIALACGFASASSFTRAFRRRHGLTPSEWRRRS, encoded by the coding sequence ATGAGACTCCAGCCCCCCATCCGCGTTCCGGAGCGAATCGGTTTCTTGCTGCTACCGCGCTTTGCGATGATGGCTTTCTTCTCGGCCATAGAACCGCTGCGCATTGCCAACCGCATCAGCGGGCGTTCACTTTTCGAATGGGATGTGATCAGCAAAGACGGTGGCCCGGTTAAAGCCTCTAACGGCATGACGTTGGACGCCACCTGCGCGATCGCCCAAGCACCTTTAGTAACGAGCCTGGCAGTGTGTGCCAGCTTCGACCCCGACGACAGCGTCAATGGCGCACTACTAGACTGGCTACGCGAACGCGCCGCCTCAGGATGCGTGCTAGGTGGCATAGACACCGGCTGCTTCGCACTGGCCGCGGCCGGTTTGCTTGACGACCAGACGGTAACCCTACACTGGGAGTCTCTACCCGAATTTCGCTCCCGTTTTCCACGCGTTGACGCCGTCGAATCGATCTACGAAGTAACGCCCGAAGGCTTCTCATGCGCCGGAGGCAGCGCCGCCATCGATATGAGCCTCGACCTGATACGCCGCCGCCATGGCGATAATCTTGTCAAGCGCGTCCGAGACCAGCTGATTCATGACCCTGAGCGACGACCAGCCAGTCGTCAGCGCGACCCCATCATTCCTGACGACCCGGGCTTGCAAAAAATCATCGACTTAATGGAGGCTAACCTGGAGACGCCGTTTGGTATAGGCGAACTGGCTGCTAGGCTCAGCCTCTCCTGGAGAGGCCTGGAGAGGCTCTTCGCTCGTCATATGGGTATGTCGCCCCAGCGCGTCTACCTCGATATGCGACTGGATCACGCTCATCGGCTGCTGCGCGAGACCCGCCACAGGGTGATAGATATTGCCTTGGCCTGTGGTTTCGCCTCCGCGTCAAGCTTCACCCGCGCCTTCCGCCGCCGGCATGGTCTCACCCCAAGCGAATGGCGTCGGCGTTCCTGA
- a CDS encoding TauD/TfdA family dioxygenase, producing MSLNKLPLTPDYDAWLIDTDIADVSFTPRLVTVRWSDGRVSRYHSIWLRENAADETTVNPATRERILDLSTLPAWPEIDAVNIDAAGALCVTFAPENRRLRFHPGWLRAHDYDNATDSEAPLVPMNTWLGGPEVAPETLDASGLLDTAPDSDAEEAILAPALKSVLGKGLVRLRGLPTEPGSLESIARRIGPVRPTNFGQLFNVKAKPDPDSNAYTSLALPPHVDLPTREYHPGLQMLHCLENSVKDGQAVMMDGFAVAEALRDRHPEAWATLTRVRWCYANTARTTDYVWFEPMIRLDARGELLEVRIADFLRGPLQTAFEDVEPAYEALIILQRLLRDPAFAIRFTYRPGDLVIFDNRRLLHARDAFEGSTGHRWLQGCYMERDEVRSRYRMFQRARRQRQLTAET from the coding sequence ATGTCACTGAACAAACTGCCTCTTACGCCCGATTATGATGCTTGGCTGATCGACACCGACATCGCCGACGTTTCGTTTACGCCGCGCCTCGTCACGGTGCGCTGGAGCGACGGACGCGTCAGCCGCTACCACAGCATCTGGCTGCGCGAGAACGCCGCCGATGAGACCACCGTCAACCCGGCAACTCGGGAGCGCATCCTGGACCTTTCCACCTTGCCCGCTTGGCCAGAAATCGACGCCGTCAATATTGACGCCGCTGGCGCTCTGTGCGTGACTTTCGCCCCAGAAAACCGTCGCCTGCGCTTTCATCCCGGCTGGCTGCGAGCTCACGACTATGATAACGCCACCGACTCCGAGGCGCCGCTAGTGCCGATGAACACCTGGCTGGGCGGCCCCGAGGTCGCTCCCGAAACCTTGGATGCCAGCGGCCTGCTCGATACCGCACCTGACAGCGATGCCGAGGAGGCGATCCTTGCCCCGGCATTAAAAAGCGTGCTCGGCAAGGGGCTGGTGCGGCTGCGCGGCCTGCCCACCGAGCCCGGCTCGCTCGAAAGCATCGCTCGGCGCATCGGCCCCGTACGTCCCACCAACTTTGGCCAGCTATTCAACGTCAAGGCCAAGCCCGATCCCGACTCCAACGCCTACACGTCCCTCGCCCTGCCCCCCCACGTCGACCTACCGACTCGCGAATACCACCCCGGACTGCAGATGCTTCACTGCCTGGAGAACAGTGTGAAAGACGGCCAGGCGGTGATGATGGACGGCTTTGCCGTGGCCGAGGCCCTGCGCGACCGCCACCCCGAGGCATGGGCGACGCTAACCCGGGTGCGCTGGTGCTATGCCAACACCGCCCGCACTACTGACTACGTCTGGTTTGAGCCGATGATTCGCCTCGACGCCCGGGGCGAGCTGCTTGAGGTGCGCATCGCCGACTTCCTGCGTGGCCCTTTGCAGACCGCGTTCGAGGACGTCGAACCGGCCTATGAGGCGCTAATAATCCTGCAGCGGCTGTTGCGCGATCCGGCCTTCGCCATCCGCTTCACTTACCGCCCCGGCGACTTGGTGATTTTCGACAACCGCCGTCTGCTGCATGCCCGGGACGCCTTCGAGGGCAGCACCGGCCACCGCTGGCTGCAGGGCTGCTATATGGAGCGCGACGAGGTGCGGTCGCGCTATCGCATGTTCCAGCGCGCACGCCGTCAGCGGCAGCTCACTGCCGAGACCTGA
- a CDS encoding GlxA family transcriptional regulator, giving the protein MNDPIDTLWPYPRPDSPPLLTPEQAQHTLDVWLLPNFSMLTLFCMLEPLRVANRFGSDLFAWRLRSLDGKGVVASNGVSIEVNAELSGVPDDASLMVVSSYQPEADVSAQDHAVLRRIAAHGGWLGGLETAPFILARAGVLKGYRVALHWESAPAFRREFPLLEVSSSYYELDSRRLTGGGGVASIDIMLSWIELTYGPALADAVSRQLVHQRHERSPVDLDVRYARLPRSVVKSLAVMDANLAKALLIPEVCRLAGQSQRQLTRLFIVHFGETPKQCYLGMRLDRAQQLLAGSDCRATEAALATGFQHLAHFSRAYRARFDESPRETAARDAD; this is encoded by the coding sequence ATGAATGACCCTATCGACACTCTATGGCCCTATCCGCGACCCGACTCGCCGCCGCTGCTCACTCCTGAACAGGCGCAACACACCCTGGACGTCTGGCTGCTACCCAACTTCTCGATGTTGACTTTGTTTTGCATGCTGGAGCCGTTGCGGGTGGCCAATCGCTTCGGTAGCGATCTCTTTGCCTGGCGTCTGCGCTCGCTGGACGGTAAGGGCGTAGTGGCTAGCAATGGAGTGAGTATCGAGGTGAATGCTGAGCTGTCTGGAGTACCTGATGACGCCAGCCTGATGGTGGTGTCGTCCTATCAGCCAGAGGCCGACGTCAGCGCCCAGGATCATGCGGTGTTACGCCGTATTGCAGCCCATGGGGGTTGGCTGGGGGGGCTGGAAACAGCGCCTTTCATCCTGGCGCGCGCCGGCGTACTGAAGGGGTATCGGGTGGCGTTACACTGGGAAAGCGCACCCGCCTTTCGTCGCGAGTTTCCGCTGCTTGAGGTCAGCTCGTCATACTATGAGCTTGACTCCAGGCGGCTAACCGGTGGCGGGGGCGTGGCGAGTATTGACATAATGCTGTCTTGGATTGAGCTCACCTACGGCCCAGCCCTGGCTGACGCCGTGAGCCGCCAGCTGGTTCACCAGCGCCACGAGCGCTCGCCGGTGGATCTCGACGTGCGCTATGCCCGCCTGCCGCGCAGCGTGGTGAAGAGCTTGGCGGTGATGGATGCTAATCTGGCCAAGGCGCTGCTGATCCCCGAGGTCTGCCGGTTGGCAGGCCAATCCCAGCGCCAGCTCACGCGGCTGTTCATCGTGCATTTTGGCGAGACCCCTAAGCAGTGCTATCTGGGGATGCGGCTGGACCGCGCCCAGCAGCTGCTCGCCGGCAGCGACTGTCGGGCTACCGAGGCGGCGCTGGCCACTGGCTTCCAGCACCTGGCGCATTTCTCGCGGGCCTATCGGGCGCGCTTTGACGAATCCCCCCGGGAAACCGCGGCTCGAGACGCGGACTAA
- a CDS encoding TauD/TfdA family dioxygenase, producing the protein MARMINKKTTFIKSLLLASDTVIATTTYTPAEIAVIQASLLADNCRLAIVHGEHTKEFAALWLRERSPNPDTLDPQTGQRLIEAAALPLDLRIEQADVEDQTLHIRFSDGHRADFELDALLQTPSSVAAKPLWDADLAEPPQADFAAALNDDDALLDMLEGLHHYGFVLVSDVPTTENGMQALIERVGPLRRTNWGGIADVKAVANAYDLTMTQRGLEPHTDNPYRDPIPGYIWLQCLTNAAEGGDNTLVDGYRAAQLLRERDPAAFECLTRVSPTFRYCDDNTHLESEGPLIELNSQGEPVRVRYSNRTERVPALPAAELEAYYAARQAFYELITGDELTLHIKLDSGQMLIMDNYRLFHGRRAYQLAGGVRHMRQGYVDRDSTASRRLVLRRQLSQTHQNEDVA; encoded by the coding sequence ATGGCTAGAATGATCAATAAAAAGACGACTTTTATCAAGTCGTTGCTGCTAGCCAGTGATACGGTAATAGCCACTACCACTTACACGCCTGCGGAGATCGCCGTGATCCAAGCCAGCCTTTTAGCCGATAATTGTCGTCTAGCCATTGTCCATGGCGAGCATACTAAAGAGTTCGCCGCTCTCTGGCTGCGTGAGCGCAGCCCGAACCCCGACACTCTGGACCCACAAACCGGCCAACGGCTGATCGAGGCTGCGGCTTTGCCGCTGGACCTGCGCATCGAGCAGGCCGACGTCGAAGATCAAACGCTGCATATCCGCTTCAGCGATGGCCATCGTGCCGACTTCGAACTAGACGCGCTGCTTCAGACGCCATCGAGCGTTGCAGCGAAGCCGCTCTGGGACGCCGACCTTGCCGAGCCGCCGCAGGCAGACTTCGCCGCCGCCCTGAACGACGACGACGCCCTGCTCGATATGCTTGAAGGACTGCACCACTACGGTTTTGTGCTGGTTTCCGACGTGCCCACCACCGAGAACGGCATGCAGGCATTGATCGAGCGTGTCGGCCCGCTGCGCCGCACCAACTGGGGCGGCATCGCCGACGTCAAGGCGGTGGCCAACGCTTACGACTTGACCATGACCCAGCGCGGCCTGGAGCCCCACACCGACAACCCCTACCGTGACCCCATTCCCGGCTACATCTGGCTGCAGTGCCTGACCAACGCCGCTGAGGGTGGCGACAATACCTTGGTCGACGGCTATCGCGCGGCCCAGTTGCTCCGCGAACGCGATCCGGCTGCCTTCGAGTGCCTGACGCGGGTCTCGCCAACTTTTCGCTACTGCGACGACAACACCCATCTGGAAAGCGAAGGGCCTTTAATCGAGCTCAACAGCCAAGGTGAGCCTGTTCGCGTCCGCTATTCTAACCGTACCGAGAGGGTTCCGGCACTCCCCGCCGCGGAGCTTGAGGCCTACTACGCCGCGCGCCAGGCTTTCTATGAGCTGATCACCGGCGATGAGCTGACCTTGCACATCAAGCTTGACTCCGGGCAGATGTTGATCATGGACAACTATCGCTTGTTCCATGGCCGGCGCGCCTACCAGCTGGCCGGCGGCGTACGCCACATGCGCCAAGGCTACGTGGACCGTGACAGCACCGCCAGCCGCCGTCTGGTACTACGCCGTCAGCTGTCTCAAACTCACCAAAACGAGGATGTCGCATGA
- a CDS encoding HD domain-containing protein yields MNQARFRHFGEAHRDEWALIDDRFREYVAGAPRRVLAHLHRLSGDTHGYPVDRFEHSLQTATRALRDGADEEMVVCALLHDIGDDLAPANHAEIAAGILEPFIDPLNTWMIRHHELFQGYHYRHFFGLDPHAREQFRDHPAYERTVRFCDDWDQASFDLDYDSLPLEHFVPMVERVLSREPFDGLPAVSKEKETL; encoded by the coding sequence ATGAACCAGGCCCGCTTCCGCCACTTCGGTGAAGCCCACCGCGACGAATGGGCACTGATCGACGACCGTTTCCGCGAATACGTCGCCGGTGCCCCGCGACGGGTGCTCGCTCACCTTCATCGCCTGTCCGGCGATACCCACGGTTATCCGGTGGATCGTTTCGAGCACAGCCTGCAGACCGCCACCCGCGCGCTGCGCGACGGCGCAGACGAGGAAATGGTGGTCTGCGCCTTATTGCACGACATCGGCGACGACCTGGCTCCGGCCAATCACGCCGAGATTGCCGCCGGAATCCTCGAACCCTTCATCGATCCGCTCAATACTTGGATGATCCGCCATCACGAGCTCTTTCAAGGCTACCATTATCGCCATTTTTTCGGCCTGGACCCTCACGCTAGGGAGCAGTTCCGCGATCATCCCGCCTACGAGCGCACGGTGCGCTTCTGCGACGATTGGGATCAGGCCAGCTTCGATCTCGATTACGACAGCCTGCCACTCGAGCACTTCGTGCCGATGGTCGAGCGCGTTCTGAGCCGCGAACCCTTTGACGGCTTGCCGGCAGTCAGCAAGGAAAAGGAAACTCTATGA
- a CDS encoding 5-guanidino-2-oxopentanoate decarboxylase, translated as MNCAQRLIQLLEAYGVDTALGIPGVHTIELYRALGQSGLVHVTPRHEQGAGFMADGYARASGKPAACFIVTGPGMTNIATAMGQALADSVPMLVISSVNPRQTLGHGQGRLHEMPHQSEMLAGVSLFSHTLHDPAALPEVLARAFAIFESARPGPVHIEIPLDVMVAPASEDPHTPARVFPPAPAPEALALASDWLSSSKRPLILLGGGTAAASEAARALVERLDAPTFTTINAKGVLGRDHPLDLGATMSLPAARRLAADADVVLALGTELGETDYDLVFDDGFRLDGRLIRVDIDPEQLGRNQAADLAILAESGQAMRGLIGHLPKAAARDGAERVAAVRRAMALDKDSELAPYVPLFATLRNTLPEALIVGDSTGPVYAGNFLASMPAPRRWFNAATGFGTLGYGLPAALGAALARPELPVIALVGDGGLQFVLGELGTARDLGRPVAVIIWNNDGYDEIRRYMSLSEIPHLGVDLAAPNFSAIALAYSCRHMSVTEPASLADALGQLDKASSPLIIEIDAAAWAASL; from the coding sequence ATGAATTGCGCCCAGCGATTGATCCAACTGCTCGAGGCCTATGGGGTCGACACGGCGCTCGGCATTCCCGGTGTACATACCATCGAGCTGTATCGCGCCTTGGGCCAGAGCGGCCTTGTCCACGTCACCCCGCGTCACGAGCAGGGTGCTGGCTTCATGGCCGACGGCTATGCTCGAGCCAGCGGCAAGCCCGCCGCCTGTTTCATCGTCACCGGCCCCGGCATGACCAACATAGCCACCGCCATGGGTCAGGCGCTGGCCGATTCAGTGCCCATGCTGGTGATCTCCAGTGTCAACCCTCGCCAGACTCTGGGCCACGGCCAGGGCAGACTGCACGAAATGCCCCACCAGAGCGAAATGCTTGCCGGGGTCAGCCTGTTCAGCCATACCCTGCATGATCCTGCGGCGCTGCCAGAGGTGCTGGCGCGCGCCTTCGCAATATTCGAAAGCGCGCGCCCAGGCCCGGTGCATATCGAGATCCCCCTCGACGTGATGGTCGCCCCGGCGTCGGAGGATCCGCACACACCGGCGCGGGTCTTTCCTCCGGCGCCGGCTCCCGAGGCGCTGGCGCTGGCCAGCGACTGGCTGAGTAGTTCCAAGCGCCCGCTGATCCTGCTTGGTGGCGGCACCGCCGCTGCCTCCGAGGCAGCCCGAGCGCTGGTTGAACGCCTCGACGCCCCAACCTTTACCACCATTAACGCCAAGGGCGTGCTGGGACGGGACCATCCGCTGGACCTAGGCGCCACCATGAGCCTGCCCGCCGCCCGCCGCCTGGCCGCCGATGCCGACGTGGTACTGGCATTAGGCACCGAGCTTGGCGAAACCGATTATGATCTGGTTTTCGATGATGGCTTTCGCCTCGACGGCAGGCTGATCCGGGTCGACATCGACCCCGAGCAACTGGGCCGCAATCAGGCCGCCGATCTCGCCATCCTGGCCGAATCTGGCCAGGCCATGCGCGGGCTGATCGGGCATCTGCCAAAAGCGGCTGCCCGCGATGGCGCTGAGCGCGTCGCGGCCGTGCGCCGCGCGATGGCGCTAGACAAGGACTCGGAACTCGCGCCCTACGTACCGCTCTTCGCCACCCTGCGCAACACATTGCCCGAGGCGTTGATAGTCGGCGACTCCACCGGTCCGGTCTACGCCGGCAACTTCCTGGCTTCGATGCCTGCCCCGCGTCGCTGGTTCAACGCCGCCACCGGCTTCGGCACTCTCGGTTACGGCCTGCCCGCCGCTTTGGGAGCCGCCTTGGCGCGCCCGGAGCTGCCGGTAATCGCCCTGGTCGGTGACGGCGGGCTCCAGTTCGTGCTCGGTGAGCTGGGTACCGCCCGCGATCTGGGCCGGCCGGTGGCCGTTATCATCTGGAATAACGATGGCTACGATGAAATTCGTCGTTATATGTCACTCAGCGAGATACCGCACCTGGGCGTCGACCTGGCCGCCCCCAACTTTTCAGCTATCGCCTTGGCTTATTCCTGTCGCCATATGAGTGTCACTGAACCAGCAAGCCTGGCCGATGCTCTAGGTCAGTTAGACAAGGCTAGCTCGCCACTGATTATCGAAATCGATGCTGCCGCTTGGGCTGCATCGCTCTGA